One window of Toxotes jaculatrix isolate fToxJac2 chromosome 19, fToxJac2.pri, whole genome shotgun sequence genomic DNA carries:
- the LOC121199555 gene encoding uncharacterized protein LOC121199555 isoform X3, translated as MSATEDDTELRDLLIQSLESNGVLNKLKAEMRAAVFLAMEEQDRLENKTPLINDNLKKCLNTKDGRLVASLIVDFLQVFNLDFTLAVFQPEINSLNGLDSRDLVCRELGLSESEVNRNCPLLLELVRRGQLRDKPSVCMEGDRSGNVPKVQDSDVSQPQSLFPEEKMGCRSVSKIPRYKGQRHSGQSQTAAKDSERVTALGKGDLQQQVSDNRMSSFGLKRDRLDLDLEVEDDLDDGDSFFDDPLPKPQKTYGCRSSPCGEKDSSERTDSQNDVVPLREECLSGPAVSPMRRGKSLNDLSVLAADSEVERDDPLSERGQSSELRKMETSGARESPAGSVSEAPRPGGGGGSSASEQSHSRNGSNSREKELRDPKAPNDRTGSLRLDDDVEYDDDFNSHRSDFSKSELSIGEEIEEVSIEGPDNSDKVIRRLASITCPSRVLFQCFQCDRCRAAASTTSTSPSPVRDTDEPAAQSRPQTFQSSPGISWWLRKSCDLEEVLKYTSQQQKKKMEFSLDEGLGGLSDYEYGDAEFDYDPVGPCSYQNNRSVELVVGPYIHSIICILGFVGNILVIITYAFYKRTKSMTDVYLLNVAVADLLFVASLPLIVYNELSSWAMGQAACKLLRGSYSVNLYSGMLLLACISTDRYIAIVQARRSFRLRSLPYSRLICAIVWVCAFLLSIPTFLYYNWYQPSHTMDIFLYDGQDENLTHIWNSSMYEGQKNLTVHPQYVCEFRFMNNNTAWRTKVAVPGTQLAVGFFLPLLIMIFCYTAVIITLLRARNFQRHKAVRVVLAVVVVFITCHLPYNIVLFYDTVNMFEQQTCEASDALQVAKTVTQTIAYLHCCLNPVLYAFVGVKFRNHFRRIIQDLWCLGKRYIAPRRFSRATSEIYVSARRSVDGSSDNGSSFTM; from the exons atgtcagCTACCGAGGACGACACCGAGCTCAGGGACCTGCTCATCCAAAGCCTGGAGAGCAACGGAGTCCTCAACAAGCTCAAG GCAGAGATGAGGGCGGCCGTGTTCCTGGCCATGGAGGAGCAGGACAGACTGGAG aACAAAACTCCTCTGATCAATGACAATCTGAAGAAATGTCTCAACACCAAAGACG GTCGCCTGGTTGCCAGCCTGATCGTGGACTTCCTGCAGGTCTTTAACCTGGACTTCACCCTCGCGGTGTTTCAGCCGGAGATCAACTCG CTGAACGGTCTGGACAGTCGGGACCTGGTCTGCAGAGAGCTGGGTCTGTCCGAGTCTGAGGTGAACAGgaactgtcctctgctgctggagctcGTCAGGAGAGGACAACTCCGAGACAAACCGTCCGTCTGCATGGAG GGAGACAGAAGTGGAAATGTCCCCAAG GTTCAGGACTCTGATGTCAGCCAACCTCAAAGCCTCTTCCCTGAGGAGAAGATGGGCTGTCGATCTGTCAGTAAG ATCCCCAGATATAAAGGCCAGAGACACAGTGGACAGAGTCAGACAGCAGCCAAG GACTCGGAGCGTGTGACGGCTCTGGGTAAAGGAGACTTGCAGCAGCAAGTGTCTGACAACAGGATGTCGTCCTTTGGTCTGAAGAGGGACCgtctggacctggacctggaagTGGAGGACGACCTCGACGACGGAGATTCATTCTTCGACGACCCGCTGCCCAAACCTCAGAAGACCTACGGCTG TCGTAGTTCTCCCTGTGGAGAAAAGGATTCATCAGAGAGGACGGACAGTCAGAACGA TGTTGTCCCCCTGAGGGAGGAGTGTCTCTCTGGGCCGGCCGTCTCCCCCATGAGGCGGGGCAAGAGCCTGAACGA tctgtctgtcctggCTGCTGACTCAGAGGTCGAGCGAGACGACCCTCTGTCTGAACGCGGTCAGAGCTCTGAGCTCAG GAAGATGGAGACGTCCGGGGCCAGAGAGAGTCCTGCAGGGTCCGTGTCTGAGGCTCCgagaccaggaggaggaggaggaagcagcgCGTCCGAGcagagccacagcaggaacG GATCCAACTCCAGAGAGAAGGAGCTCAGAGACCCGAAGGCCCCGAACGATCGGACTGGATCTCTGCGTTTAG ACGATGACGTTGAATACGACGACGACTTTAACAG tcatcGCTCAGATTTCTCCAAGAGCGAGCTGAGTATCGGCGAGGAGATCGAGGAAGTTTCCATCGAGGGACCGGACAACAGCGACAAGGTGATCAGACGGTTGGCGTCCATCACGTGTCCGTCACGCGTCCTGTTTCAG tgttttcagtgtgatcGATGCCGAGCAGctgcctccaccacctccacctcaccATCACCTGTACGAGACACAGACGAACCAGCAGCTCAGTCCAGACCTCAGACCT tccagtccagtcctgGGATCAGCTGGTGGTTAAGGAAGTCCTGTGATTTAGAGGAAGTCCTTAAATACACCTCACAG cagcagaagaagaagatggagtTCTCATTGGACGAAGGTTTGGGCGGCCTGTCAGATTATGAATATGGTGACGCTGAGTTTGACTACGACCCAGTTGGACCTTGTTCTTACCAGAACAACCGCAGCGTGGAGCTGGTGGTCGGGCCATACATCCACTCCATCATCTGCATCCTGGGCTTTGTGGGGAACATTCTGGTGATCATCACCTACGCCTTCTACAAGAGGACCAAGTCCATGACCGATGTCTACCTGCTCAACGTGGCCGTCGCGGACCTGCTGTTCGTAGCGTCGCTGCCTCTCATCGTCTACAACGAGTTGTCGTCGTGGGCGATGGGACAGGCGGCGTGCAAGCTGCTGCGCGGCTCCTACAGCGTGAACCTGTATAGCGGCATGCTGCTGCTCGCCTGCATCAGCACCGACCGCTACATCGCCATCGTCCAGGCCCGCCGCAGCTTCAGACTGCGCTCGCTTCCCTACAGCCGCCTCATCTGCGCCATCGTCTGGGTCTGCGCCTTTCTGCTGTCCATCCCTACCTTCCTCTACTACAACTGGTACCAGCCGTCCCACACCATGGATATCTTCTTGTACGACGGACAGGACGAGAATCTGACCCACATCTGGAACTCCTCCATGTATGAGGGACAGAAGAATCTGACCGTGCATCCACAGTACGTCTGCGAGTTCAGGTTCATGAACAACAACACGGCCTGGAGGACCAAGGTGGCCGTCCCCGGCACCCAGCTGGCCGTGGGCTTCTTCCTGCCGCTGCTCATCATGATCTTCTGCTACACCGCCGTCATCATCACGCTGCTGAGGGCCAGAAACTTCCAGCGGCACAAGGCGGTGCGGGTGGTGctggctgtggtggtggtgttcaTCACCTGCCACCTGCCCTACAACATTGTGCTGTTTTACGACACCGTCAACATGTTCGAGCAGCAGACGTGTGAAGCGTCCGACGCCCTGCAGGTGGCCAAGACGGTGACACAGACCATCGCCTACCTGCACTGCTGCCTGAACCCGGTGCTGTACGCCTTCGTCGGGGTGAAGTTCAGGAACCACTTCAGAAGGATCATCCAGGACCTGTGGTGTCTGGGGAAGAGGTACATCGCCCCGCGCCGCTTCTCCAGAGCCACCTCCGAGATCTACGTGTCCGCTCGCCGCTCGGTGGACGGATCCAGCGACAACGGCTCGTCTTTCACCATGTGA
- the LOC121199555 gene encoding uncharacterized protein LOC121199555 isoform X4 — MSATEDDTELRDLLIQSLESNGVLNKLKAEMRAAVFLAMEEQDRLENKTPLINDNLKKCLNTKDGRLVASLIVDFLQVFNLDFTLAVFQPEINSLNGLDSRDLVCRELGLSESEVNRNCPLLLELVRRGQLRDKPSVCMEGDRSGNVPKVQDSDVSQPQSLFPEEKMGCRSVSKDSERVTALGKGDLQQQVSDNRMSSFGLKRDRLDLDLEVEDDLDDGDSFFDDPLPKPQKTYGCRSSPCGEKDSSERTDSQNDVVPLREECLSGPAVSPMRRGKSLNDLSVLAADSEVERDDPLSERGQSSELRKMETSGARESPAGSVSEAPRPGGGGGSSASEQSHSRNGQFDGSNSREKELRDPKAPNDRTGSLRLDDDVEYDDDFNSHRSDFSKSELSIGEEIEEVSIEGPDNSDKVIRRLASITCPSRVLFQCFQCDRCRAAASTTSTSPSPVRDTDEPAAQSRPQTFQSSPGISWWLRKSCDLEEVLKYTSQQQKKKMEFSLDEGLGGLSDYEYGDAEFDYDPVGPCSYQNNRSVELVVGPYIHSIICILGFVGNILVIITYAFYKRTKSMTDVYLLNVAVADLLFVASLPLIVYNELSSWAMGQAACKLLRGSYSVNLYSGMLLLACISTDRYIAIVQARRSFRLRSLPYSRLICAIVWVCAFLLSIPTFLYYNWYQPSHTMDIFLYDGQDENLTHIWNSSMYEGQKNLTVHPQYVCEFRFMNNNTAWRTKVAVPGTQLAVGFFLPLLIMIFCYTAVIITLLRARNFQRHKAVRVVLAVVVVFITCHLPYNIVLFYDTVNMFEQQTCEASDALQVAKTVTQTIAYLHCCLNPVLYAFVGVKFRNHFRRIIQDLWCLGKRYIAPRRFSRATSEIYVSARRSVDGSSDNGSSFTM; from the exons atgtcagCTACCGAGGACGACACCGAGCTCAGGGACCTGCTCATCCAAAGCCTGGAGAGCAACGGAGTCCTCAACAAGCTCAAG GCAGAGATGAGGGCGGCCGTGTTCCTGGCCATGGAGGAGCAGGACAGACTGGAG aACAAAACTCCTCTGATCAATGACAATCTGAAGAAATGTCTCAACACCAAAGACG GTCGCCTGGTTGCCAGCCTGATCGTGGACTTCCTGCAGGTCTTTAACCTGGACTTCACCCTCGCGGTGTTTCAGCCGGAGATCAACTCG CTGAACGGTCTGGACAGTCGGGACCTGGTCTGCAGAGAGCTGGGTCTGTCCGAGTCTGAGGTGAACAGgaactgtcctctgctgctggagctcGTCAGGAGAGGACAACTCCGAGACAAACCGTCCGTCTGCATGGAG GGAGACAGAAGTGGAAATGTCCCCAAG GTTCAGGACTCTGATGTCAGCCAACCTCAAAGCCTCTTCCCTGAGGAGAAGATGGGCTGTCGATCTGTCAGTAAG GACTCGGAGCGTGTGACGGCTCTGGGTAAAGGAGACTTGCAGCAGCAAGTGTCTGACAACAGGATGTCGTCCTTTGGTCTGAAGAGGGACCgtctggacctggacctggaagTGGAGGACGACCTCGACGACGGAGATTCATTCTTCGACGACCCGCTGCCCAAACCTCAGAAGACCTACGGCTG TCGTAGTTCTCCCTGTGGAGAAAAGGATTCATCAGAGAGGACGGACAGTCAGAACGA TGTTGTCCCCCTGAGGGAGGAGTGTCTCTCTGGGCCGGCCGTCTCCCCCATGAGGCGGGGCAAGAGCCTGAACGA tctgtctgtcctggCTGCTGACTCAGAGGTCGAGCGAGACGACCCTCTGTCTGAACGCGGTCAGAGCTCTGAGCTCAG GAAGATGGAGACGTCCGGGGCCAGAGAGAGTCCTGCAGGGTCCGTGTCTGAGGCTCCgagaccaggaggaggaggaggaagcagcgCGTCCGAGcagagccacagcaggaacGGTCAGTTTGACG GATCCAACTCCAGAGAGAAGGAGCTCAGAGACCCGAAGGCCCCGAACGATCGGACTGGATCTCTGCGTTTAG ACGATGACGTTGAATACGACGACGACTTTAACAG tcatcGCTCAGATTTCTCCAAGAGCGAGCTGAGTATCGGCGAGGAGATCGAGGAAGTTTCCATCGAGGGACCGGACAACAGCGACAAGGTGATCAGACGGTTGGCGTCCATCACGTGTCCGTCACGCGTCCTGTTTCAG tgttttcagtgtgatcGATGCCGAGCAGctgcctccaccacctccacctcaccATCACCTGTACGAGACACAGACGAACCAGCAGCTCAGTCCAGACCTCAGACCT tccagtccagtcctgGGATCAGCTGGTGGTTAAGGAAGTCCTGTGATTTAGAGGAAGTCCTTAAATACACCTCACAG cagcagaagaagaagatggagtTCTCATTGGACGAAGGTTTGGGCGGCCTGTCAGATTATGAATATGGTGACGCTGAGTTTGACTACGACCCAGTTGGACCTTGTTCTTACCAGAACAACCGCAGCGTGGAGCTGGTGGTCGGGCCATACATCCACTCCATCATCTGCATCCTGGGCTTTGTGGGGAACATTCTGGTGATCATCACCTACGCCTTCTACAAGAGGACCAAGTCCATGACCGATGTCTACCTGCTCAACGTGGCCGTCGCGGACCTGCTGTTCGTAGCGTCGCTGCCTCTCATCGTCTACAACGAGTTGTCGTCGTGGGCGATGGGACAGGCGGCGTGCAAGCTGCTGCGCGGCTCCTACAGCGTGAACCTGTATAGCGGCATGCTGCTGCTCGCCTGCATCAGCACCGACCGCTACATCGCCATCGTCCAGGCCCGCCGCAGCTTCAGACTGCGCTCGCTTCCCTACAGCCGCCTCATCTGCGCCATCGTCTGGGTCTGCGCCTTTCTGCTGTCCATCCCTACCTTCCTCTACTACAACTGGTACCAGCCGTCCCACACCATGGATATCTTCTTGTACGACGGACAGGACGAGAATCTGACCCACATCTGGAACTCCTCCATGTATGAGGGACAGAAGAATCTGACCGTGCATCCACAGTACGTCTGCGAGTTCAGGTTCATGAACAACAACACGGCCTGGAGGACCAAGGTGGCCGTCCCCGGCACCCAGCTGGCCGTGGGCTTCTTCCTGCCGCTGCTCATCATGATCTTCTGCTACACCGCCGTCATCATCACGCTGCTGAGGGCCAGAAACTTCCAGCGGCACAAGGCGGTGCGGGTGGTGctggctgtggtggtggtgttcaTCACCTGCCACCTGCCCTACAACATTGTGCTGTTTTACGACACCGTCAACATGTTCGAGCAGCAGACGTGTGAAGCGTCCGACGCCCTGCAGGTGGCCAAGACGGTGACACAGACCATCGCCTACCTGCACTGCTGCCTGAACCCGGTGCTGTACGCCTTCGTCGGGGTGAAGTTCAGGAACCACTTCAGAAGGATCATCCAGGACCTGTGGTGTCTGGGGAAGAGGTACATCGCCCCGCGCCGCTTCTCCAGAGCCACCTCCGAGATCTACGTGTCCGCTCGCCGCTCGGTGGACGGATCCAGCGACAACGGCTCGTCTTTCACCATGTGA
- the LOC121199555 gene encoding uncharacterized protein LOC121199555 isoform X5: MSATEDDTELRDLLIQSLESNGVLNKLKAEMRAAVFLAMEEQDRLENKTPLINDNLKKCLNTKDGRLVASLIVDFLQVFNLDFTLAVFQPEINSLNGLDSRDLVCRELGLSESEVNRNCPLLLELVRRGQLRDKPSVCMEGDRSGNVPKVQDSDVSQPQSLFPEEKMGCRSVSKIPRYKGQRHSGQSQTAAKDSERVTALGKGDLQQQVSDNRMSSFGLKRDRLDLDLEVEDDLDDGDSFFDDPLPKPQKTYGCRSSPCGEKDSSERTDSQNDLSVLAADSEVERDDPLSERGQSSELRKMETSGARESPAGSVSEAPRPGGGGGSSASEQSHSRNGQFDGSNSREKELRDPKAPNDRTGSLRLDDDVEYDDDFNSHRSDFSKSELSIGEEIEEVSIEGPDNSDKVIRRLASITCPSRVLFQCFQCDRCRAAASTTSTSPSPVRDTDEPAAQSRPQTFQSSPGISWWLRKSCDLEEVLKYTSQQQKKKMEFSLDEGLGGLSDYEYGDAEFDYDPVGPCSYQNNRSVELVVGPYIHSIICILGFVGNILVIITYAFYKRTKSMTDVYLLNVAVADLLFVASLPLIVYNELSSWAMGQAACKLLRGSYSVNLYSGMLLLACISTDRYIAIVQARRSFRLRSLPYSRLICAIVWVCAFLLSIPTFLYYNWYQPSHTMDIFLYDGQDENLTHIWNSSMYEGQKNLTVHPQYVCEFRFMNNNTAWRTKVAVPGTQLAVGFFLPLLIMIFCYTAVIITLLRARNFQRHKAVRVVLAVVVVFITCHLPYNIVLFYDTVNMFEQQTCEASDALQVAKTVTQTIAYLHCCLNPVLYAFVGVKFRNHFRRIIQDLWCLGKRYIAPRRFSRATSEIYVSARRSVDGSSDNGSSFTM, encoded by the exons atgtcagCTACCGAGGACGACACCGAGCTCAGGGACCTGCTCATCCAAAGCCTGGAGAGCAACGGAGTCCTCAACAAGCTCAAG GCAGAGATGAGGGCGGCCGTGTTCCTGGCCATGGAGGAGCAGGACAGACTGGAG aACAAAACTCCTCTGATCAATGACAATCTGAAGAAATGTCTCAACACCAAAGACG GTCGCCTGGTTGCCAGCCTGATCGTGGACTTCCTGCAGGTCTTTAACCTGGACTTCACCCTCGCGGTGTTTCAGCCGGAGATCAACTCG CTGAACGGTCTGGACAGTCGGGACCTGGTCTGCAGAGAGCTGGGTCTGTCCGAGTCTGAGGTGAACAGgaactgtcctctgctgctggagctcGTCAGGAGAGGACAACTCCGAGACAAACCGTCCGTCTGCATGGAG GGAGACAGAAGTGGAAATGTCCCCAAG GTTCAGGACTCTGATGTCAGCCAACCTCAAAGCCTCTTCCCTGAGGAGAAGATGGGCTGTCGATCTGTCAGTAAG ATCCCCAGATATAAAGGCCAGAGACACAGTGGACAGAGTCAGACAGCAGCCAAG GACTCGGAGCGTGTGACGGCTCTGGGTAAAGGAGACTTGCAGCAGCAAGTGTCTGACAACAGGATGTCGTCCTTTGGTCTGAAGAGGGACCgtctggacctggacctggaagTGGAGGACGACCTCGACGACGGAGATTCATTCTTCGACGACCCGCTGCCCAAACCTCAGAAGACCTACGGCTG TCGTAGTTCTCCCTGTGGAGAAAAGGATTCATCAGAGAGGACGGACAGTCAGAACGA tctgtctgtcctggCTGCTGACTCAGAGGTCGAGCGAGACGACCCTCTGTCTGAACGCGGTCAGAGCTCTGAGCTCAG GAAGATGGAGACGTCCGGGGCCAGAGAGAGTCCTGCAGGGTCCGTGTCTGAGGCTCCgagaccaggaggaggaggaggaagcagcgCGTCCGAGcagagccacagcaggaacGGTCAGTTTGACG GATCCAACTCCAGAGAGAAGGAGCTCAGAGACCCGAAGGCCCCGAACGATCGGACTGGATCTCTGCGTTTAG ACGATGACGTTGAATACGACGACGACTTTAACAG tcatcGCTCAGATTTCTCCAAGAGCGAGCTGAGTATCGGCGAGGAGATCGAGGAAGTTTCCATCGAGGGACCGGACAACAGCGACAAGGTGATCAGACGGTTGGCGTCCATCACGTGTCCGTCACGCGTCCTGTTTCAG tgttttcagtgtgatcGATGCCGAGCAGctgcctccaccacctccacctcaccATCACCTGTACGAGACACAGACGAACCAGCAGCTCAGTCCAGACCTCAGACCT tccagtccagtcctgGGATCAGCTGGTGGTTAAGGAAGTCCTGTGATTTAGAGGAAGTCCTTAAATACACCTCACAG cagcagaagaagaagatggagtTCTCATTGGACGAAGGTTTGGGCGGCCTGTCAGATTATGAATATGGTGACGCTGAGTTTGACTACGACCCAGTTGGACCTTGTTCTTACCAGAACAACCGCAGCGTGGAGCTGGTGGTCGGGCCATACATCCACTCCATCATCTGCATCCTGGGCTTTGTGGGGAACATTCTGGTGATCATCACCTACGCCTTCTACAAGAGGACCAAGTCCATGACCGATGTCTACCTGCTCAACGTGGCCGTCGCGGACCTGCTGTTCGTAGCGTCGCTGCCTCTCATCGTCTACAACGAGTTGTCGTCGTGGGCGATGGGACAGGCGGCGTGCAAGCTGCTGCGCGGCTCCTACAGCGTGAACCTGTATAGCGGCATGCTGCTGCTCGCCTGCATCAGCACCGACCGCTACATCGCCATCGTCCAGGCCCGCCGCAGCTTCAGACTGCGCTCGCTTCCCTACAGCCGCCTCATCTGCGCCATCGTCTGGGTCTGCGCCTTTCTGCTGTCCATCCCTACCTTCCTCTACTACAACTGGTACCAGCCGTCCCACACCATGGATATCTTCTTGTACGACGGACAGGACGAGAATCTGACCCACATCTGGAACTCCTCCATGTATGAGGGACAGAAGAATCTGACCGTGCATCCACAGTACGTCTGCGAGTTCAGGTTCATGAACAACAACACGGCCTGGAGGACCAAGGTGGCCGTCCCCGGCACCCAGCTGGCCGTGGGCTTCTTCCTGCCGCTGCTCATCATGATCTTCTGCTACACCGCCGTCATCATCACGCTGCTGAGGGCCAGAAACTTCCAGCGGCACAAGGCGGTGCGGGTGGTGctggctgtggtggtggtgttcaTCACCTGCCACCTGCCCTACAACATTGTGCTGTTTTACGACACCGTCAACATGTTCGAGCAGCAGACGTGTGAAGCGTCCGACGCCCTGCAGGTGGCCAAGACGGTGACACAGACCATCGCCTACCTGCACTGCTGCCTGAACCCGGTGCTGTACGCCTTCGTCGGGGTGAAGTTCAGGAACCACTTCAGAAGGATCATCCAGGACCTGTGGTGTCTGGGGAAGAGGTACATCGCCCCGCGCCGCTTCTCCAGAGCCACCTCCGAGATCTACGTGTCCGCTCGCCGCTCGGTGGACGGATCCAGCGACAACGGCTCGTCTTTCACCATGTGA
- the LOC121199555 gene encoding uncharacterized protein LOC121199555 isoform X1 has translation MSATEDDTELRDLLIQSLESNGVLNKLKAEMRAAVFLAMEEQDRLENKTPLINDNLKKCLNTKDGRLVASLIVDFLQVFNLDFTLAVFQPEINSLNGLDSRDLVCRELGLSESEVNRNCPLLLELVRRGQLRDKPSVCMEGDRSGNVPKVQDSDVSQPQSLFPEEKMGCRSVSKIPRYKGQRHSGQSQTAAKDSERVTALGKGDLQQQVSDNRMSSFGLKRDRLDLDLEVEDDLDDGDSFFDDPLPKPQKTYGCRSSPCGEKDSSERTDSQNDVVPLREECLSGPAVSPMRRGKSLNDLSVLAADSEVERDDPLSERGQSSELRKMETSGARESPAGSVSEAPRPGGGGGSSASEQSHSRNGQFDGSNSREKELRDPKAPNDRTGSLRLDDDVEYDDDFNSHRSDFSKSELSIGEEIEEVSIEGPDNSDKVIRRLASITCPSRVLFQCFQCDRCRAAASTTSTSPSPVRDTDEPAAQSRPQTFQSSPGISWWLRKSCDLEEVLKYTSQQQKKKMEFSLDEGLGGLSDYEYGDAEFDYDPVGPCSYQNNRSVELVVGPYIHSIICILGFVGNILVIITYAFYKRTKSMTDVYLLNVAVADLLFVASLPLIVYNELSSWAMGQAACKLLRGSYSVNLYSGMLLLACISTDRYIAIVQARRSFRLRSLPYSRLICAIVWVCAFLLSIPTFLYYNWYQPSHTMDIFLYDGQDENLTHIWNSSMYEGQKNLTVHPQYVCEFRFMNNNTAWRTKVAVPGTQLAVGFFLPLLIMIFCYTAVIITLLRARNFQRHKAVRVVLAVVVVFITCHLPYNIVLFYDTVNMFEQQTCEASDALQVAKTVTQTIAYLHCCLNPVLYAFVGVKFRNHFRRIIQDLWCLGKRYIAPRRFSRATSEIYVSARRSVDGSSDNGSSFTM, from the exons atgtcagCTACCGAGGACGACACCGAGCTCAGGGACCTGCTCATCCAAAGCCTGGAGAGCAACGGAGTCCTCAACAAGCTCAAG GCAGAGATGAGGGCGGCCGTGTTCCTGGCCATGGAGGAGCAGGACAGACTGGAG aACAAAACTCCTCTGATCAATGACAATCTGAAGAAATGTCTCAACACCAAAGACG GTCGCCTGGTTGCCAGCCTGATCGTGGACTTCCTGCAGGTCTTTAACCTGGACTTCACCCTCGCGGTGTTTCAGCCGGAGATCAACTCG CTGAACGGTCTGGACAGTCGGGACCTGGTCTGCAGAGAGCTGGGTCTGTCCGAGTCTGAGGTGAACAGgaactgtcctctgctgctggagctcGTCAGGAGAGGACAACTCCGAGACAAACCGTCCGTCTGCATGGAG GGAGACAGAAGTGGAAATGTCCCCAAG GTTCAGGACTCTGATGTCAGCCAACCTCAAAGCCTCTTCCCTGAGGAGAAGATGGGCTGTCGATCTGTCAGTAAG ATCCCCAGATATAAAGGCCAGAGACACAGTGGACAGAGTCAGACAGCAGCCAAG GACTCGGAGCGTGTGACGGCTCTGGGTAAAGGAGACTTGCAGCAGCAAGTGTCTGACAACAGGATGTCGTCCTTTGGTCTGAAGAGGGACCgtctggacctggacctggaagTGGAGGACGACCTCGACGACGGAGATTCATTCTTCGACGACCCGCTGCCCAAACCTCAGAAGACCTACGGCTG TCGTAGTTCTCCCTGTGGAGAAAAGGATTCATCAGAGAGGACGGACAGTCAGAACGA TGTTGTCCCCCTGAGGGAGGAGTGTCTCTCTGGGCCGGCCGTCTCCCCCATGAGGCGGGGCAAGAGCCTGAACGA tctgtctgtcctggCTGCTGACTCAGAGGTCGAGCGAGACGACCCTCTGTCTGAACGCGGTCAGAGCTCTGAGCTCAG GAAGATGGAGACGTCCGGGGCCAGAGAGAGTCCTGCAGGGTCCGTGTCTGAGGCTCCgagaccaggaggaggaggaggaagcagcgCGTCCGAGcagagccacagcaggaacGGTCAGTTTGACG GATCCAACTCCAGAGAGAAGGAGCTCAGAGACCCGAAGGCCCCGAACGATCGGACTGGATCTCTGCGTTTAG ACGATGACGTTGAATACGACGACGACTTTAACAG tcatcGCTCAGATTTCTCCAAGAGCGAGCTGAGTATCGGCGAGGAGATCGAGGAAGTTTCCATCGAGGGACCGGACAACAGCGACAAGGTGATCAGACGGTTGGCGTCCATCACGTGTCCGTCACGCGTCCTGTTTCAG tgttttcagtgtgatcGATGCCGAGCAGctgcctccaccacctccacctcaccATCACCTGTACGAGACACAGACGAACCAGCAGCTCAGTCCAGACCTCAGACCT tccagtccagtcctgGGATCAGCTGGTGGTTAAGGAAGTCCTGTGATTTAGAGGAAGTCCTTAAATACACCTCACAG cagcagaagaagaagatggagtTCTCATTGGACGAAGGTTTGGGCGGCCTGTCAGATTATGAATATGGTGACGCTGAGTTTGACTACGACCCAGTTGGACCTTGTTCTTACCAGAACAACCGCAGCGTGGAGCTGGTGGTCGGGCCATACATCCACTCCATCATCTGCATCCTGGGCTTTGTGGGGAACATTCTGGTGATCATCACCTACGCCTTCTACAAGAGGACCAAGTCCATGACCGATGTCTACCTGCTCAACGTGGCCGTCGCGGACCTGCTGTTCGTAGCGTCGCTGCCTCTCATCGTCTACAACGAGTTGTCGTCGTGGGCGATGGGACAGGCGGCGTGCAAGCTGCTGCGCGGCTCCTACAGCGTGAACCTGTATAGCGGCATGCTGCTGCTCGCCTGCATCAGCACCGACCGCTACATCGCCATCGTCCAGGCCCGCCGCAGCTTCAGACTGCGCTCGCTTCCCTACAGCCGCCTCATCTGCGCCATCGTCTGGGTCTGCGCCTTTCTGCTGTCCATCCCTACCTTCCTCTACTACAACTGGTACCAGCCGTCCCACACCATGGATATCTTCTTGTACGACGGACAGGACGAGAATCTGACCCACATCTGGAACTCCTCCATGTATGAGGGACAGAAGAATCTGACCGTGCATCCACAGTACGTCTGCGAGTTCAGGTTCATGAACAACAACACGGCCTGGAGGACCAAGGTGGCCGTCCCCGGCACCCAGCTGGCCGTGGGCTTCTTCCTGCCGCTGCTCATCATGATCTTCTGCTACACCGCCGTCATCATCACGCTGCTGAGGGCCAGAAACTTCCAGCGGCACAAGGCGGTGCGGGTGGTGctggctgtggtggtggtgttcaTCACCTGCCACCTGCCCTACAACATTGTGCTGTTTTACGACACCGTCAACATGTTCGAGCAGCAGACGTGTGAAGCGTCCGACGCCCTGCAGGTGGCCAAGACGGTGACACAGACCATCGCCTACCTGCACTGCTGCCTGAACCCGGTGCTGTACGCCTTCGTCGGGGTGAAGTTCAGGAACCACTTCAGAAGGATCATCCAGGACCTGTGGTGTCTGGGGAAGAGGTACATCGCCCCGCGCCGCTTCTCCAGAGCCACCTCCGAGATCTACGTGTCCGCTCGCCGCTCGGTGGACGGATCCAGCGACAACGGCTCGTCTTTCACCATGTGA